The proteins below are encoded in one region of Rahnella sikkimica:
- a CDS encoding IS3 family transposase (programmed frameshift), which yields MKKTRYTEEQIAFALKQAETGTRVEEVCRKMGISEATFYNWKKKFGGMGVTELRRLRQLEDENQRLKRLVADLSLDKEMLQDVIRKKFLRPIQKREAVTYLLDAYRIGLRRGCRLMMQSRTVYLYRSCRDDRALTHRIREIAETRIRYGCPRIHILLRREGWLVNHKKTHRIYCQEGLNLRAKRPLRHVTARHRHARPEVTALDQCWSMDFVADNLFNGRRIRALTVVDNFSRECLAIEVGQGLRGEDVVAVMERLKQMQHRIPHRLQTDNGSEFISKALDRWAYENKVTMDFSRPGRPTDNALVESFNGSLRDECLNVHWFLSLEDAQEKIEHWRQEYNQYRPHSSLNNQTPEEFVRSLQTDPDL from the exons ATGAAAAAGACCCGTTATACCGAAGAACAGATAGCATTCGCCCTTAAACAGGCCGAAACAGGCACTCGGGTGGAGGAAGTGTGCAGAAAGATGGGTATTTCTGAAGCCACTTTTTATAACTGGAAGAAAAAATTTGGCGGTATGGGCGTAACAGAACTGCGCCGTTTGCGGCAGCTTGAGGACGAAAACCAACGGCTTAAGCGTCTGGTGGCGGACCTCAGTCTGGATAAGGAAATGCTCCAGGATGTCATTCGAAAAAAGT TTCTGAGGCCCATTCAGAAGCGTGAAGCGGTGACTTACCTGCTGGACGCCTATCGTATCGGGCTGCGTCGTGGTTGCCGTTTAATGATGCAGAGTCGCACGGTATACCTCTATCGCAGTTGTCGTGATGACAGGGCCCTGACTCACCGGATAAGAGAAATTGCGGAGACACGGATCCGCTATGGTTGCCCGCGCATTCATATTCTTTTGCGCAGGGAAGGCTGGTTAGTCAACCACAAGAAAACCCACCGAATTTACTGTCAGGAAGGACTGAATCTGCGAGCAAAACGCCCACTCAGGCATGTTACAGCCAGGCACCGACACGCCCGTCCAGAAGTGACCGCATTAGATCAGTGCTGGAGCATGGATTTTGTTGCTGATAATCTGTTCAACGGGCGTCGGATACGTGCCCTAACTGTAGTGGATAATTTTAGTCGTGAATGCCTGGCGATCGAAGTTGGTCAGGGGCTGCGCGGAGAGGATGTGGTGGCTGTTATGGAGCGCCTGAAACAAATGCAGCACCGTATACCACACCGGTTGCAGACGGATAATGGCAGCGAATTTATCTCTAAAGCGCTTGACCGATGGGCATACGAAAATAAGGTGACAATGGACTTCTCACGGCCCGGCAGACCGACAGATAATGCTCTGGTCGAGTCATTCAACGGGAGCCTGCGCGATGAGTGTTTGAATGTGCACTGGTTCCTGTCACTGGAAGATGCTCAGGAGAAGATCGAGCACTGGCGGCAGGAATATAACCAGTACCGGCCACATTCCTCATTAAATAACCAGACTCCGGAAGAATTTGTCCGAAGCCTGCAAACAGACCCGGATCTCTGA
- a CDS encoding IS110 family transposase: MNTLVSNIGVSGTLIALDIAKKHHDAKIRHPDGRTSYLRIENTLEGFNRLLALTASPHEDIIAAFEPTADYHRNIAWWLHKQGVQCHLVSSVRCARAREMLFKTWDKNDRKDASVIMYLLEQGLSSPFYDPLANGIIDIQEISNTYHQVTLARTRCPNSLVNHYLTLYFPEAEQFLHMSRAEWFCQFLIQFPTPSCITSLNRDVFVKQSWDVVGRKQYKQRFLEHLYDVAANSIALPLPDDSLAVATFRLQLHRYIELSAQRLQLEKQAEKYLQERSDYQHLRTIPGIGPVIALMVIAESGDLTRFAHYRQYLNFCGFNLSALQSGQKHSGYRLSKRGNARLRYAFWLAATVAVRTRENSFRYKYERYLRENGDKPDQKRKAMTAVATKVARVAHAIVKQNIDYKGYYEISHGT, from the coding sequence ATGAACACTTTAGTTAGTAACATCGGTGTGTCGGGGACTCTGATTGCCCTAGATATCGCTAAAAAACATCACGATGCAAAAATTCGGCACCCAGATGGACGAACATCCTATCTGCGTATTGAAAATACCCTGGAAGGGTTCAACCGACTGCTTGCGCTCACCGCTTCACCCCATGAAGATATTATCGCTGCATTTGAACCTACAGCTGATTATCACCGTAACATCGCATGGTGGTTACATAAGCAGGGAGTTCAGTGCCATCTTGTTTCATCTGTCAGATGTGCCCGAGCTCGTGAGATGCTGTTTAAGACCTGGGATAAAAATGATCGCAAAGATGCCAGTGTCATTATGTATTTGCTCGAACAAGGATTATCTTCACCATTTTATGATCCTCTGGCGAATGGCATTATCGATATACAGGAGATATCAAACACATACCATCAGGTTACTCTGGCACGAACACGATGTCCGAACAGCCTGGTTAACCACTATCTGACCCTTTATTTTCCCGAAGCTGAGCAGTTTCTGCATATGTCCCGGGCAGAGTGGTTTTGCCAGTTTTTAATTCAATTCCCTACACCGTCTTGTATCACGTCACTTAACCGGGATGTGTTTGTAAAACAGTCATGGGATGTTGTTGGGCGGAAACAGTATAAACAGCGGTTTCTTGAACATCTCTATGATGTTGCAGCGAATTCCATTGCATTACCGTTGCCAGATGATTCTCTGGCAGTGGCCACGTTCAGATTACAGCTTCATCGATATATCGAACTTTCGGCCCAACGATTACAACTTGAGAAACAAGCAGAAAAATATTTGCAGGAACGAAGTGACTACCAGCATTTACGTACGATCCCGGGGATTGGACCTGTCATTGCCCTTATGGTTATTGCTGAAAGTGGTGATTTGACACGTTTCGCTCATTATCGGCAGTACCTCAACTTTTGTGGTTTTAATCTCTCCGCCCTTCAGAGCGGGCAAAAGCACAGTGGTTACAGATTATCAAAACGTGGAAATGCGCGGTTAAGATATGCCTTCTGGCTTGCCGCCACAGTAGCAGTAAGAACGAGGGAAAACAGTTTCCGGTACAAATATGAACGCTATCTTCGGGAAAATGGAGACAAGCCTGATCAGAAAAGAAAAGCCATGACGGCTGTGGCAACAAAAGTCGCCAGAGTGGCGCATGCAATTGTAAAGCAGAATATTGATTACAAAGGGTATTATGAAATAAGCCATGGGACGTGA